A stretch of Betaproteobacteria bacterium DNA encodes these proteins:
- a CDS encoding VOC family protein: MSDRFHHFFIAQKDFDASLMFYRDTLGGKMMSEWTDNFGKRGAQLSGGGIKVVIAEEHGAMEMRDIAAKAHAHSATLHLDIHDPNARFAQIPAGNHVVIPPEDNNRGRRWFVVKDPDGNLIAFNEMRQKS; encoded by the coding sequence TTGTCCGATCGCTTTCATCATTTCTTCATTGCCCAGAAGGATTTCGACGCTTCGCTGATGTTCTATCGTGACACGCTGGGCGGGAAAATGATGAGCGAATGGACCGACAATTTCGGCAAGCGTGGCGCGCAGCTTTCCGGCGGCGGCATCAAAGTGGTCATCGCGGAAGAGCACGGTGCGATGGAAATGCGCGACATCGCGGCCAAGGCCCATGCACACTCAGCGACCTTGCATCTCGATATCCACGATCCCAACGCCCGCTTTGCACAAATCCCCGCTGGGAACCATGTTGTCATCCCGCCAGAAGATAACAATCGAGGAAGGCGATGGTTCGTTGTGAAGGATCCGGATGGCAACCTGATTGCCTTCAACGAAATGCGGCAGAAATCTTGA
- a CDS encoding LD-carboxypeptidase codes for MPRPLLPGGTIGLFAPSGVINVARHEKSVAYLQSLGFKIVVAADAAAEYRYFAGTDVQRLASFHQMLADTTIDAMMMIRGGYGWSRLLHRIDWNLVASARKTMVGFSDFTALNLAALAKSRLITFAGPGAAIDFGGAEDAVEVQADHAFMEAHCWPALRGEPVHAGPFDSRHTYPSQTMTGPLWGNNLSLLAHLVGSPYLPANEGGILFLEEIDEQPYAIERMCLQLFHAGILQTQQAIILGDFTNCEPEAGRLPYSMEHVIETLRELLPIPVLTGLPFGHVAKKLTLPFGAPARLTIHEGGFSLELNPG; via the coding sequence GTGCCGCGCCCGCTGTTGCCGGGCGGAACGATCGGCCTGTTTGCGCCTTCGGGCGTGATCAACGTGGCCCGGCACGAGAAATCCGTGGCGTATTTGCAATCGTTGGGCTTCAAGATCGTCGTCGCGGCCGATGCCGCCGCCGAGTACCGTTATTTTGCCGGTACCGATGTACAGCGGCTGGCCAGTTTTCACCAGATGCTCGCCGATACCACCATTGACGCGATGATGATGATTCGTGGAGGCTATGGCTGGTCGCGGTTACTGCATCGTATCGACTGGAACCTGGTCGCCTCGGCACGGAAGACGATGGTTGGATTCAGCGATTTCACCGCGCTCAATCTGGCGGCGCTGGCGAAAAGCAGATTGATTACCTTTGCCGGCCCCGGTGCCGCGATCGACTTTGGCGGCGCGGAAGATGCCGTCGAGGTACAGGCCGATCACGCTTTTATGGAAGCGCACTGCTGGCCCGCATTGCGTGGCGAACCGGTGCATGCCGGCCCGTTCGATTCTCGACACACATACCCTTCGCAAACGATGACCGGCCCGCTTTGGGGCAACAACCTGTCGCTACTCGCGCACCTCGTGGGTTCGCCCTACCTACCCGCCAATGAAGGCGGCATCTTATTCCTCGAGGAAATCGACGAGCAACCGTACGCAATAGAACGCATGTGCCTGCAACTTTTCCATGCCGGCATCCTGCAAACACAACAAGCGATTATCCTCGGCGACTTTACCAATTGCGAGCCCGAAGCGGGCCGCCTTCCGTATTCAATGGAACATGTCATTGAAACGCTCCGCGAGTTGCTGCCGATCCCAGTTCTGACCGGCCTGCCGTTTGGACATGTGGCGAAAAAACTGACGCTGCCTTTCGGGGCGCCGGCTCGCCTGACAATTCACGAAGGCGGCTTTTCTCTCGAATTAAATCCCGGCTAA
- a CDS encoding TMEM165/GDT1 family protein: MDAFLVSTLVVAVGEIGDKTQLLALLLAARFRRPVPIILGIFFATVLNHGLAGILGELIRASLSPELLRWLLGLSFIGIALWALKPDTLDDEPKAQSVYGVFALTFVTFFLAEIGDKTQLATVALAARYPDLIQVVAGTTLGMLIADIPAVILGEKAAPKLPLRLIRIIAAGIFATLGVVVLMGVSFG; the protein is encoded by the coding sequence ATGGATGCTTTTCTTGTTTCAACGCTGGTAGTTGCCGTCGGAGAGATCGGTGACAAAACCCAATTGCTCGCGCTGTTGCTCGCGGCTCGCTTTCGGCGGCCCGTGCCAATCATTCTGGGCATTTTTTTTGCAACGGTGCTCAACCACGGCCTGGCGGGAATACTGGGCGAACTGATACGTGCGTCCCTCAGTCCAGAATTGTTGCGCTGGCTGCTTGGCCTGTCGTTCATCGGTATTGCGCTGTGGGCGTTGAAGCCGGATACGCTCGATGACGAGCCCAAGGCCCAATCCGTGTACGGTGTGTTTGCGTTGACGTTTGTAACTTTTTTCCTCGCCGAAATTGGCGACAAAACGCAGTTGGCGACGGTAGCACTGGCCGCCAGGTATCCGGATCTGATTCAGGTGGTGGCGGGCACGACCCTCGGGATGCTGATTGCCGATATTCCCGCAGTCATTCTGGGCGAAAAGGCCGCTCCGAAACTGCCGCTCAGGTTGATTCGCATCATTGCCGCAGGCATCTTCGCGACGCTGGGTGTGGTGGTGCTGATGGGCGTTTCGTTTGGTTAG
- a CDS encoding molybdopterin-dependent oxidoreductase: MSKTESALRTEYRACNLCEAICGLEFKIDGAKIVSIRGDDADPFSRGHICPKAVALKDIHEDPDRLRKPMKRTQSATGNTWQEIGWDEAYEFAADRIASLIQQHGNNAVGFYAGNPSVHNIGHLLGIQQLARLLKTRSAFSASSVDQLPQQLTSLLMYGHQFLIPIPDIDRTDYFLILGGNPIASNGSMMTVPDVARRLKAIQTRGGKIVVIDPRRTETAEIASEHHFIRPGSDAALLMAMLNVIRAEGLMKPNPFLRLKNLDAALDAIANVTPAAAADMTGIAASEIERIAREFAKSRTAIAYGRLGACLQPFGTVAQWLVQLLNIVTGNLDREGGALPTNPVIPITGPGTRPGHYAQWASRVSGLPESGGELPVATLAEEIFTPGEGQIRGMITMCGNPVLSTPNGRQLDRALELLDFMMSIDIYLNETTRHADLILPPTSALNHDHYDLIFNAFAVRNVTRYNEAIWARPEDERYDWEIFSGVGERLAAKLGREFAATPELRRIIGGMLKKSGNREGTTLESLKAAPHGIDLGALRPSLSARIETPDQQVDCAPPPMLADIARFNRELVAAASTGLRLIGRRHVRSNNSWMHNYHRLVKGKARHQLLMHPNDLASRGIASGQVVELSSRIGILQVPVEASTDMMPGVVCLPHGWGHDREGTRLGIASTLAGASYNDVSDDKYLDAISGNAALNGIAVEVGAVT, from the coding sequence ATGTCGAAAACTGAAAGTGCACTGCGTACCGAATACCGCGCCTGCAACCTGTGCGAGGCCATCTGCGGCCTTGAATTCAAAATCGACGGCGCGAAAATCGTCTCAATTCGTGGCGACGACGCCGATCCATTCAGCCGCGGCCACATTTGCCCCAAGGCGGTGGCGCTAAAGGATATTCACGAAGACCCTGACCGGCTGCGTAAACCCATGAAGCGCACCCAAAGCGCAACAGGAAATACCTGGCAGGAAATCGGCTGGGACGAGGCATACGAATTCGCGGCCGATCGCATCGCATCGCTGATCCAGCAGCACGGCAATAACGCAGTCGGTTTCTACGCCGGCAATCCCTCGGTACACAACATCGGTCACTTGCTGGGCATCCAGCAATTGGCGCGACTCCTGAAAACCCGTAGCGCCTTCAGCGCGTCCTCGGTTGATCAATTGCCGCAGCAACTCACGTCACTGCTGATGTACGGACATCAGTTCCTGATCCCGATTCCCGACATCGATCGCACCGACTATTTCCTGATTCTCGGTGGCAATCCGATTGCCTCCAACGGCAGCATGATGACCGTGCCGGATGTCGCCAGGCGACTCAAAGCGATCCAAACGCGTGGCGGCAAGATTGTCGTCATCGATCCACGCCGTACCGAGACTGCCGAGATTGCCAGCGAGCACCATTTCATCCGGCCCGGCTCTGACGCCGCGCTGTTGATGGCGATGCTCAACGTGATACGCGCCGAAGGGTTGATGAAACCCAATCCCTTCCTGCGACTGAAAAATCTCGATGCCGCACTCGATGCGATTGCGAACGTCACGCCCGCCGCTGCCGCCGACATGACCGGCATCGCGGCCAGCGAAATTGAGCGCATCGCGCGCGAATTCGCCAAATCCAGAACCGCAATTGCCTATGGTCGCCTTGGCGCCTGCCTTCAGCCCTTCGGCACGGTCGCTCAATGGCTGGTGCAGCTGCTTAACATCGTTACCGGTAATCTCGACCGGGAAGGCGGCGCGCTGCCGACCAATCCGGTCATCCCCATCACGGGTCCGGGCACCCGTCCGGGACATTACGCACAATGGGCATCGCGCGTCAGCGGCCTGCCGGAATCCGGTGGAGAGTTGCCGGTCGCCACGCTCGCCGAAGAAATCTTCACACCGGGCGAAGGCCAGATTCGCGGCATGATCACGATGTGCGGCAATCCGGTGCTGTCCACCCCGAACGGCCGGCAACTCGATCGCGCCCTGGAGTTGCTCGACTTCATGATGTCCATCGATATCTACCTGAATGAAACCACGCGCCATGCCGACCTGATTCTGCCGCCGACGTCCGCGTTGAACCACGATCACTACGACCTGATCTTCAACGCCTTCGCGGTACGCAACGTGACGCGCTACAACGAGGCAATCTGGGCGCGCCCTGAAGACGAGCGCTATGACTGGGAGATTTTTTCCGGTGTTGGCGAACGATTGGCCGCGAAGCTCGGACGCGAATTTGCTGCGACGCCCGAATTGCGGCGCATTATCGGTGGGATGTTGAAGAAGAGCGGCAATCGTGAAGGCACCACCCTCGAATCACTCAAAGCCGCGCCGCACGGCATCGATCTCGGCGCATTGCGGCCTTCACTGTCTGCGCGCATCGAAACACCCGACCAGCAGGTCGATTGCGCGCCGCCGCCGATGCTGGCCGACATCGCGCGATTCAATCGCGAGCTTGTGGCCGCGGCATCCACAGGCCTGCGGCTCATCGGCCGCCGCCACGTGCGCAGCAACAATTCCTGGATGCATAACTACCATCGCCTGGTTAAAGGCAAGGCGCGGCACCAGTTGCTGATGCACCCCAACGATCTGGCATCACGCGGCATCGCCAGCGGCCAGGTGGTTGAACTGTCCTCACGCATCGGCATATTGCAAGTGCCAGTGGAAGCTTCAACCGATATGATGCCCGGCGTGGTCTGCCTTCCGCACGGTTGGGGGCACGATCGCGAGGGCACACGCCTCGGCATTGCCAGCACACTTGCTGGCGCGAGTTATAACGACGTCAGCGACGACAAGTATCTGGATGCGATTTCCGGCAACGCGGCATTGAACGGAATTGCGGTGGAAGTGGGTGCGGTGACGTGA
- a CDS encoding fibronectin type III domain-containing protein, giving the protein MFIKEAPASIAALNLKLAVKWYKNLCDRPHARRSIAKSTGSFSIRFPARVLLAIFAASTLAAYGSSSPTQSIHKPRLVLTKPAEVIYNENKSNLARLIVKFAEGSEVRFANGAFLQRRDVDSVPRRATDISHINNALKARPALLRSGAVNVERLFSRAEASLNSDRESGMAKSGEELADLNLYHVITFDASTAPADALALANSLIKLGIVETAYFEPKSHVNATDIAPSTPAFENLQNHLDRAYDGKTIDPKIGLLYSGIDAKYAWTFQGGRGAGTKFIDIEFGWDTNHEDLNTPTILRDPDTSDQWHGTAVIGLINAQSNAYGMTGIASDAKYGLVNVAYGATGQVADNLALAINRASSYTAPGDVILIEVGIDFDYQSAGCTYPYYTGVATVPVEHYQAVFDAIKTATANGTVVIETASNGSANLDDPCFGNRYNTAFRDSGAIMVGASVKGSLQRVLTSSHGSRIDVQAQGNLVSTTVSTANFNNLFAINPPDENQQYTSLFDGTSAAGAIVAGTVLSLQGIQKARNGHTFTPAQMRMLLKAHGTDPVTYNFLNNGIGPMPNLRATIDWMSADADGNGTSNGDELSSGRKSIPVEYVVTATAGPNGTITPASTLAPALGTVSLTATPNVGYVAIFRSGSCPAGATYGNNYKTGQIVGNCAVSVVFETILAAPANVAVKTGNRSASFKFVSPVSDPQAPITSFTVSCNGGAFHGTAATSPVRVTGLTNGTSYSCIVTAQNSAGFGAPSSVVYVTPIAGANSVSPIHKST; this is encoded by the coding sequence ATGTTTATCAAGGAAGCACCGGCCAGCATTGCCGCCCTGAACTTGAAACTCGCGGTCAAGTGGTACAAGAACCTCTGCGACCGGCCTCATGCAAGAAGGTCGATCGCAAAATCGACGGGGTCTTTTTCGATACGCTTTCCAGCGCGTGTTTTACTTGCGATCTTCGCGGCGAGCACTTTAGCCGCATATGGCAGCAGTTCGCCTACCCAATCGATACACAAGCCCAGACTGGTACTAACCAAGCCCGCCGAAGTCATTTACAACGAGAATAAAAGTAATCTGGCACGGCTAATCGTGAAATTCGCAGAGGGCAGTGAAGTACGCTTCGCAAATGGTGCGTTCCTTCAAAGGCGTGATGTTGATTCAGTCCCGAGGCGCGCAACTGACATATCTCACATCAATAATGCCTTGAAGGCGCGCCCCGCATTGTTGCGATCAGGCGCCGTAAACGTGGAACGTCTTTTTTCCCGCGCGGAAGCATCGTTGAACTCTGACAGGGAAAGTGGCATGGCAAAATCCGGCGAAGAACTCGCTGATTTAAATCTCTATCACGTTATTACGTTCGATGCATCAACCGCGCCGGCGGATGCACTGGCGTTGGCAAATTCGCTTATCAAATTGGGTATTGTCGAGACCGCATATTTTGAGCCGAAGTCACATGTAAACGCCACCGACATCGCGCCAAGCACACCTGCCTTTGAGAACCTGCAGAATCACCTTGATCGCGCATACGATGGCAAAACCATCGATCCCAAGATAGGCCTTTTATATAGCGGAATTGACGCAAAATATGCTTGGACTTTTCAAGGTGGCCGCGGCGCGGGAACAAAGTTCATCGACATCGAATTCGGCTGGGATACCAACCATGAGGATCTCAATACGCCAACAATACTTCGTGATCCCGACACATCAGACCAGTGGCACGGTACCGCAGTAATCGGATTGATCAATGCGCAATCCAATGCATACGGAATGACCGGCATTGCGTCTGACGCCAAGTACGGACTCGTAAACGTAGCCTACGGCGCCACCGGTCAGGTGGCCGACAACCTGGCGCTGGCAATAAACCGTGCGAGCAGTTACACCGCTCCGGGCGACGTAATACTAATTGAAGTCGGAATCGATTTTGACTATCAATCCGCGGGTTGCACGTATCCTTACTACACCGGAGTTGCCACCGTGCCAGTGGAGCACTACCAAGCTGTATTTGATGCCATCAAAACCGCAACGGCAAACGGCACCGTTGTTATTGAAACGGCGTCGAATGGATCCGCAAATCTTGATGACCCCTGTTTCGGCAACCGCTATAACACTGCCTTCAGGGACTCTGGCGCAATAATGGTCGGCGCATCAGTAAAGGGATCCTTGCAAAGAGTACTTACCTCATCTCATGGTTCCCGGATTGATGTTCAAGCCCAAGGCAATCTGGTGTCAACGACTGTGTCAACGGCAAATTTCAATAATCTTTTTGCCATCAATCCACCTGATGAAAATCAACAGTACACGTCGCTTTTTGATGGCACTTCCGCTGCAGGAGCGATCGTTGCAGGAACTGTGCTCTCCCTTCAGGGTATTCAAAAAGCGCGAAACGGTCACACATTTACGCCGGCGCAAATGCGGATGCTGCTGAAGGCCCACGGCACGGATCCGGTAACTTACAACTTTCTCAATAATGGAATTGGCCCAATGCCAAATTTGCGCGCGACGATTGATTGGATGTCGGCAGACGCCGACGGCAATGGCACAAGCAATGGTGACGAACTTTCAAGCGGACGCAAGTCCATTCCTGTGGAATATGTTGTCACCGCAACAGCAGGGCCGAACGGGACGATAACGCCGGCATCAACGCTCGCGCCAGCTCTTGGAACGGTATCGCTTACCGCGACGCCCAATGTGGGTTATGTCGCTATCTTCCGCTCGGGTAGTTGTCCGGCGGGAGCGACTTATGGAAACAACTACAAGACCGGACAGATTGTCGGTAACTGTGCGGTATCCGTCGTGTTCGAAACTATACTGGCGGCGCCGGCCAACGTTGCCGTAAAAACTGGCAATCGATCTGCAAGCTTTAAATTTGTATCGCCAGTCAGCGATCCTCAGGCACCCATAACCTCTTTTACGGTCTCATGTAACGGTGGCGCCTTCCATGGCACCGCCGCAACATCACCCGTGCGAGTCACTGGCCTGACCAACGGAACAAGCTATTCCTGCATTGTCACCGCTCAGAATTCGGCTGGGTTTGGCGCCCCGTCTTCGGTTGTCTATGTCACGCCTATTGCGGGAGCGAATTCCGTATCGCCAATCCATAAAAGCACATAG
- a CDS encoding lmo0937 family membrane protein, which produces MLYTIAVVLVILWLLGLVTSYTMGGFIHILLVIAIVVVLLNVISGRRPL; this is translated from the coding sequence ATGCTTTACACCATCGCCGTAGTGTTGGTCATCTTGTGGCTGCTGGGCTTGGTTACGTCCTATACCATGGGCGGTTTCATTCATATCCTGCTGGTGATCGCCATCGTGGTTGTGTTGCTGAATGTTATCAGCGGACGCCGCCCATTGTAA